DNA sequence from the Antarctobacter heliothermus genome:
GTCAGGCCGGACGAAAAGGCGATGGTAAAAAACAGCGCCGTGTCCAGTGTCGAGCCAACCAGCGTCGAGGCCAGCGGTGCGCGCCACCAAGTGCCTTGCCGAAGCCTGTCGAAGATCGCAACGTCTATCAGTTGTGCGGTCAGGAACGCCAGACCAGAACCGATGGCGATCCGAAGCGTGACCGCCGGATAGGTAAAGCCGTCGCCTTGCAACATGATCTGCGTGCCGATCAGCGAGCAGAACACGCCGACGATAAAGCCGGCAAACACCACCTGTCGCGCCGGGCCGGGGCCGTAGATGCGGTTCATCAGGTCGGTGACAAGGAAGGCCAGTGGATAGGTGAACGCCCCCCATGTCAGCCATTGGCCAAACAGGAACTGGACGAGGATGTTGGACGCCAGAACGATGGCGGCCATGGCTAGAATGCCGGGAAGATGTGCGCGTGTCATGATGTGACCCGTTTTTGACAAGGTTGCGGGGACTTGATCCGGCTTTTCCGGATTGGGCGCGTTTAAAGGGCGTGCAGTGCCACGTCAAGGTATCGGGGCGTTACTCTGTCACACGATATTCGACAAACTCGCTGCGTTGGAAGCCTTGGAAGTTGTCGTCAGAGATCATGGTCAAACGGATGGCTCCTGCTTCGTCGCGCCAGACAGAGAGACCTTCAAGGTTGCCGTGTTTGTGGGCTGATGTTTCCAGCAGGGTTTCCTCGGAGAGGATGCGATCCTCTCCGAAGGAAAATCGGCGCACGCGAGATCGGAACGCCAGGCCGGTGAATTCCCGTTCCAGCAGGTAGAACAGTCCGTCAGGGCCGAAATCCGCACCCACGGGCAGAAACCCGCCGTGGCGCGGTATCGAAAAGACCTGTTGCCAGCGTCCCAGGTCATAGCGCCAGACCGGAAAGGGATGGATCAGTTGACCAGACCGTTCGGGTAGGGTGTACAGGCGCCCCTGATCGTCGATGGCCAATGCCTCGAGCCCGCCGTTGCCTGCAAAACCCAAAAAGGCGCGCGGGCTGTCAAGCGGCTTTGGTCGGTTTGGCCCGGTGTAGGCCCAGACCCGGTGATCCCCTTCGAAAGAGATGAACATCTGTCCGTCCGGGCCTATGGCCAACCCTTCGGAATCGGCTTGAGGCCCGGTGAGGGGCGTGCCGGAGCGGTTCTGGAGGGGGCGCGGTGCGTCTTGCTCGATGCGCGTCAGACGGGGGCCTGTGCGGATCAACTGCCCCTCGACCAGACTGGCCCGGTCGGACAGGGCGATAAATCGGCGGCCGTCTGCGCTCAACTCCAGTCCCGAAAAACCACCAAGGTCGTGCGCCTGCGCTGGCCAGTCGAGCCGGCTGAGGAATTCTACCTTGTCGCCCGATTGCGCGACGCATCCCGCCAGAAACAACAACGAGACGCACGCGCCAAGGGCGGCGCGTTGGGTGCGGAGCAAGGGAGATGTCACGCGAAGATCAGTTCGCGGACAGAACGTCGGCACATTGGCGCGGCAGATCTCCCAGCGTCAATTCCCGCTTTGGCGGCGACGGTTTGGCGTTGGGGTCGGGCGGAGGCGGATTCAGGATGCGGTCCACCCAGCCCTCGGCTTCTTTGCATCCGTCGCCGGGTGGCGGTGCGGCCTGATCGACGCAGCCGCTTGCCCCTTTGGGACAGCTGAGGCGAACATGGAAATGATAGTGGTGCCCCCACCATGGCCTAACCTTGCGCAGCCAGGATTTGTCACCCTTTTCATCGTTGCACATCTGCACCTTGGCACCGGGAAAGATAAAGATCCGTGCCACGCGTGGGTCGCTGGCGGCGGCCTTGAGGATTTCGTGGTGCTGTTTGGTCCATTTGTCGTTGGTATAGGCTCCCGAGGCGCGGCGCATCGAGATCGAAGAGATGTTCTCACGCGCCTTGACCGACAGGTTCAGGTTGTCGGCGGGCAGCATCCAGATGTCGGCGTCCAGTCCGATCTGATGACTGGCGTGTCCGGTCAGCATCGGGCCGCCGCGCGGCTGGCTGAAATCGCCCAGATACAGCCCGTTCCAGCCGGGTTGCGCTGCAGCCTTGCGGCTGAGGTCCTGCACATAGTCGATCAGTTCCGGGTGGCCCCAGTTGCGGTTGCGCGACAGGCGCATGGCCTGCCATGTCGGGCCGGTCTCAGGCAGTTGCACACCGCCGGCAAGGCATCCCTTGGCGTATCCGCCAAGCGGGGCTGCGGACTGGTCTGATCCTTGCGCCTTGGCGCCAAACAACTGTTTGGCCTGTTTGGACGACAGCACCGGGTCCAGTGGGCGGGCCGGGGTCCGGTCGCCGGAAATGTCGCGTCCCCCGCCGCCACAGGCGGCCAGCGCAAGGACAAGGGAAATGGTAGTCACAAAACGGATCATTCGGCTCTATCTCCCTCGGGATTTACCCAGACTAGCAGAACGAGGCCCAACAGGAAAAGCCCGATCACGGGAAGAAAGCCCAACTGGTTGGATTGGGTGGCGTAGGTAAAGACAGTGATCATGGCCGGGGCGAGAAAGGCGGTTGCCTTGCCTGCCAGCGCAAATAGTCCGAACCCCTCCGCCGGTCGCAGCGGATCGCAGTGGCGCACCATCATCGATCGCGATGCGGAGTAAAGTGCGCCGCCCGCGCCGCCGATGGCCGCGCCGCAGATATAGAAAATCACGTCCGGTAGGGGCGATCCTTCGGCTAGCGGAAAACCGAATAGGCTTTCCCGTGACATGCCTACAATGAATGAGCCGACGATCAGCAGGATCCAGATGCAAATGCGGATTACCGGTTTCGGGCCGTACTTTTGATCCGCCAAGCCGCCCGCCCATGACAGCACGGCTGCAGCAATCGCCGCGACGATGCCAAACACACCGATCTGGATCACTTGCCAGTCCAGCACCAACGTGGCGTAAATGCCACCATAGGCATACAGCGCGGTCAGCGCATCGCGATAGAACAGCGAAGACAGCAAGAAGTTGCGGCAGGATTTGCGATGCCAGACGCGCACGATAGAGGTTCGTAGGTCGGCCAGAACGTGGCGCACGCTGTCCGGCTTTTTACGCTCTAGCGGATCGTCGCGGTTCCACATGAAAAACGGGATCAGAAAGAGAGCGAACCACAACCCGATGAACGGCCCGACAAAGCGTGTGCCCTCGCGTGCGTCCGGATCAAGGCCAAAGGCCGGGGACAGGCCGATCAGCGTCTTGCCGGTTTCATTCTCGGCAAAGAACAGCAACATCAGGAACAACGACAGCACACCGCCCCAATAGCCAAAGGCGGTGGCCGTGCCGGAGATGCGGCCAACCTCTGTTGGGGTGCCAAGGCTGGGCAGGATCGCGTTGTTGAGATTGAAGGCGGATTCGCTGGCCACAAAGCCCAGCCAGAACAGTGCCAGAACAAAGTACAGCCCGGTACCGTCTGGCTTTAGCATCCATAGTGAAAAGGCCGCTGCAATCGCGATTCCGGTGAACAGCCAGAACCATGGTCGCTTGCGCCCTGTTGCATCGGCCCAAGCCCCCAGCAGCGGTGCGGAAAAGGCGATGGCCAGCCCGGCGATTGTCTGGGCAGACGACCACAGGCTTTGCGCGCCGGCCTTTGCGGCGTCACTTCCGGCACCCTGTGCCAAAAAGTAATCGGCGGCGACGGCAGCGAAATAGGGGCCAAAGATGAAGGTCAGTCCAAGGGTGGCGTAGGGCTGTTGCGCCCAATCGAAGAACATCCATCCCCAGATGCGTTGTCTTCTTGTTGGTAGTGCCATGGCTGCCCCCTGCCCGTTGCGGCGATAGAACCTGTCGCGGCATGGCGTGGCAAGGGGGCTAGCGCAAGGGAAACCTTTGCACTGGCCTATAGAGTGCGCTTAGGCGGCGTCTTCTGCTTGTGGAGCGTGCACCAGATCGGGCGGGTTCTGCGTGTCAGGCGGCCAAGAGCGCGCGTCTTCTGTCTCGATCCATTTGAGCACAAATTCCGGCAGAGGGGGGCTTTCGACAGGCATACCAAGAGCCGCAGCCGACCGTGTCGTTGGCACGATGCCGTTGGAGTCGGTCAGGGCGGTCCTATAGACAGCTTGGCTGGCACAATCACCGTCGGTCTTCCACATTGATTGGTCGATATAGATGAACCGCTTGTCCCAGCCCAGTATACGAGAGTGGATCTGCACCTTGGCGAACATGCGCACGCGGCGGCGATACCGCACAACAGACCCCGCGACTGTCAGGCCCCAACGTTCGCGTTTGAGGGTGTCTATCAATCCGATGCGGTAGGCCAGAGGGATGCGGCCCAGATCATAGATCGTCAACGTCCGCCCGTTGTTCAGCTCCATCCACATGTCGAGATCCCAGGGCATGCACAGATGGGTGGTGACCTGAGTGTCAAACAGACCGATGCGCGGGGCGCGGCGGGCAAGATAGCTTTGCCAGAAGAGGCGCAGAAAGGGATACATGAGACGACTCCTTTGTGACCTTGTTGCTGCGCTGCGGCAGGCGCGTCAATCAAGACCTCGCGGCACACTTGTCCTTGGGGGCGACTGCGCTTAGGTCTGTGGCAGTCAAAAACACGGAACAAAGGCCCATCGGATGCAGTCGCTCTTTCAGATCCTGAACATGATCCTCAGCATTGCGGTCTTTGTGATCGTCGCCCATGTGATCATGAGCTGGCTGATCAATTTCCAGATCCTCAACCTGCGTCAGCCGATCGTCGCCTCGATCTGGGAAGGGCTGAACCGGTTGTTGGAGCCGGTCTATTCGCGTATCCGCAGCATCCTGCCGCCTATGGGCGGACTGGATCTGGCGCCGTTGATCACGCTGGTCGGCATCTATGCGCTGCAGATCATCCTGCGCAACAACGCGGGCTTTTTCTACGGGTATTGACCGGGCAGGGGGCATCTTGCCCCCTCGGCCTTCGGCCTCACCCCCGGGATATTTCAAGACAGAAGATGCCGGGACGGCGCGCGGTTCGATGGCTCATATTGTGGGTCAGAGGGGTTGATTCACCGAATCGTAGTGTGTGATTGTCTGGACACGAGCAGATCCAGACAATTCGACAGGGACACCCATGCCGCGCGACGCCGGGACCGCCGAGGCGATTCTCAAGGACATTTTCGGGTTTGATGCCTTTCGCCCCGGTCAGGGTGAGATCGTCGATGCGGTGGCAGGCGGTCAGAACGTGCTGGCGATCATGCCCACGGGTGGCGGCAAGTCGTTGTGTTTCCAGCTACCTGCGCTGATGCGCGCCGGGGTGACAGTGGTGATCTCACCGCTGATCGCCCTGATGCGCGACCAGGTTCGGGGGCTGCGCGAGGCCGGGGTGGCCGCAGGTGCACTGACCTCTGGCAATACGCCCGAAGAGACGGATGCAGTCTGGGATATGCTGCATTCAGGTGAGCTGAAGCTACTGTATCTAGCGCCGGAGCGGCTGGCCAATGGCGGCACGCAGCGGATGCTGGCGCAGGCAGGCGTATCGCTGATCGCGGTGGATGAGGCACATTGCGTCAGCCAGTGGGGTCATGACTTTCGCCCCGACTATCTGCGTATTGGCGAGTTGCGGCGCGCGCTGGACGTGCCGCTGGCGGCGTTTACCGCCACGGCGGATGTGGAAACGCGCGAGGAGATAGTATCGCGGCTGTTTGACGGCGTACCCCCGACCACATTTTTGCGCGGTTTTGACCGGCCGAACATTCACCTTGCCTTTCAACCCAAGGACGGGCCGCGCGCCCAGATCCTGAGTTTTGCCGCTGCTCGCAAAGGGCAGTCCGGCATCGTCTATTGTGGCACCCGGGCCAAGACCGAGGGGATCGCCAAAGCGCTGCGAGATGAGGGGCATTCGGCCTGTCATTACCACGGTGGGATGGAGGCGGGGGATCGTCGCCATGTCGAAGAACGCTTTGCCCGTGAGGACGGGCTGATCGTTGTGGCGACGGTGGCCTTTGGCATGGGCGTGGACAAACCGGACATCCGCTGGGTCGCCCACGCGGATCTACCCAAGTCGATCGAGTCCTATTATCAGGAGATCGGTCGCGGCGGGCGCGATGGTGCGCCTGCGGAAACGCTGACCCTGTATGGGCCAGAGGACATTCGCCTGCGTCGGTCGCAGATTGATGAAGGGATGGCCCCGCCGGAACGCCGTGCCGCCGATCACGGGCGGTTGAACGCGCTATTAGGTTTGGCAGAAGCGCAGGGGTGTCGGCGCAAGGTACTGCTGGGCTATTTTGGCGAGGAGGCAGCGCCCTGTGGCAACTGTGATTTGTGTGACAGCCCGCCGGAGCTGTTTGATGGCACGCTCGCGGTCCGCAAGGCATTGTCGGCGGCGCTGCGTACGGACGAAAGCTTTGGCGCGGGGCATTTGATCGACATCCTGATGGGCAAGGATACCGACAAGATCCGGCAGCGCGGTCATGACAGCCTGCCTACCTACGGCGTGGGTAAGGATCTCAGCCGGGGGCAGTGGCAGGCGGTGTTCCGGCAGATGATGGGTCATGATCTGATGCGTCCTGATGCGGAACGGCACGGGGCGTTGGTCATGACGGATCGCGCCCGTCCAATCCTGCGGGGCGAGCAGACGATTGCGTTGCGCAAGGATGTGGTGTCAAAGGCTACAGAGCGGCGTCCGGCGGTCAGGGAACTGGTTCCGGAAGAGGACGCACCGCTGTTTTCGGCCCTGAAGGCCAAGCGCACGGCGCTGGCGCGCGATGCACAGGTGCCGCCCTACATGATCTTTCCCGACCGGACCCTGATTGAGATGGCTGAACGGCGCCCGGCCTCGTTGGACGATATGATGCGGGTCAATGGCATCGGCGCGAAAAAGCTGGAGCGGTATGGCGCGGCGTTTCTTGAGGTCTTGAACGGGGCAACTGAAGAGGTCCATCCGCGGCGGCGCAAGCTGGCCGCGACGGGGGCAGGCGGCGTTTACGATGCGCTGATGGAGGCGCAGGCAGGACTGCTGCGGGGGCAAGACGGCACGCAAAAGCCGCTGTCCTGTCCGGCCTCCATGCTGGCGAAACTGGCCGATCGCCCGCCGCAGAGTGAGGATGCCTTGGGTGCTCTACTGGGCGACAAACGCGCCGACAGGTTTGGCGCGGCGTTCTGGACTGTCTTGCAAAACGGGTCCGAGTAAGGCGGGCATAGGCGCTTTGTGACGACGGCAAGAACAATCAGCTTTGCCAAGAGCATCCGTTTCTAAAAAGTGCTGCCCTTCCCAACGGATCGCACCGACAGGACAAAGGCAATTTGAAACTGGCAAAGATCTTCCCTTTTCCGGACAGTGTTCCTGCCGGGCAAAGGGTTGCGCCTGCTGGACGTTGATCTGCCGCCGGTCTAGATCAAACTGCACCTAAACAACAACAGGGGGGGCGCGGTATGCTTGTTGTGATTTCGCCGGCCAAGCGGCTGGACTGGCAGGAGCGGGCGGTCGAGATGACAGTGCCGGCGTTCGAAAGCGATGCGCAGCGGTTGGCGCGCACAGCGCGCAACCTGACCCTGAAAGACCTAAAGGATTTGATGGGTCTGTCGGACGATCTCGCGCGCCTCAACAGGGATCGTTTCCGCGCCTTCACCGACGCGCCCAGGCCAGAAGATCTGCGCCCTGCCGCGCTGGCCTTTGCTGGGGACACTTATATCGGGCTTGAGGCCGGATCGTTGGAGTGTGAGGAGATGGACTGGGCGCAGGATCATTTGCGCATCCTGTCCGGACTGTATGGTCTGTTGCGGCCGCGCGATGGTTTTCAGGCTTACCGGCTTGAAATGGGGTCCCGTCTGAAAACGCGGCGCGGCGCCAATCTGTATGACTACTGGGGTGATCAGATCGCAAAAGCGTTGAACGCACAGGCAGGGGCGATGGGGACAGACGTTCTGGTGAATTGCGCCAGCCAGGAATATTTCGGCGCTGTTCAGGCCAAGGCGTTGAAGCTGCGGGTGATCACGCCGCAGTTCATGGAGGACAAGCCGGGCGGACCGAAGATTGTCAGCTTTTTCGCCAAGCGCGCGCGCGGGGCCATGGCGCGGTTTGTTATCCAAAAACGTCTGACCGACCCCGAAGGTTTGCGCGACTTTGACCTAGGCGGCTATCGCTACCAGCCCGATTTGTCCGAGCCGGATCGGCCAACCTTTTTGCGACCCGCAGAGGCAGAGGCATTGTCAGCGTGATCTGCGCCTAGTCGGCCGACTGATCCGCAGGACGCGGGGAATAAAGTTTGATTTTTTCTCCAAGAGCAGCCTTGCGCAGGGGCTTGGTCAGGTAGTCATTCAAACCGGCCTCAAGGATGCTTTCGCGGTCGCCAGGCATGGCATGGGCGGTCACGGCGATGATCGGCACCTGCTGGCCGTCACCTTCCAGCGTGCGGATCTCTCGGGTGGCCTGTTTGCCATCCATCTGCGGCATGGAAATATCCATAAAGATCATGTCAGGACGCCTGTCTCGGAATGCTTCGACCGCCTCTATCCCGTTGTTTGCAAACCGTAAGGTCACGTTGAAGTTTTTGGCCATCTTGCGAAAGACCAATTGATTGGTCTTGTTGTCCTCGGCCACAATCACGTCCAGCGGCAGTGCATGTTTGGGGGCCGCGGCGGGCATTTCGGGCGGGGTGGGACGTGCGGGGGCCTCATCCAAACGCGGCTCCGGAAACGCAGGCAGAAGCGGGTATTCGGCCGGTCCGATCTTTTCAAGCGTCGAGAACAGCATTCTGCGGGGCACGGGTTTCTGAAGGACCGCCGTCACGTCTGTGTCGTCCACATTTCCGATCCGGGCGGGATTGTTGGCCAGTAGGATAATCGGAACACGCCGCTCGCCGCGGCACAGCTGTGCGGCAAGTTCCTGTCCGCTCATGTCGGGAAGGTCCTGTTCAATCAACAGCAGATCGGGCCGCATTGCCATTCGGTCGATCGCTTCTGAACCGGTTTTGCAGAATTCAGTCTGGAGGCCAATGATTTCCAACTGTTTTGACAGAATGGCCCGGTTGGTGTTGTGGTCATCTACGACAAGCACGCGTTTGAGGTGCTCTGGCAGACTGGCGGTTTCGAACACCGCTGGTTCCTCGGTCGGCAAAAGGATGCGCAGACCGAAACAGCTGCCTTTGCCCAGATCGGATTCGGCCCAGACCTCTCCGCCCATCAGTTCGACAAGGCGGCGGGTGATGGCAAGGCCCAACCCGGTGCCTTCGAACTTGCGGTTACGCTCATCCTCGACCTGATTGAATTCGCCAAAAACATCGTCAACCTTGTCAGGAGGGATGCCGATGCCAGTGTCCTCAACCGTGATGTGGAGGGCGGTATCGCCGTCGCCATCGGGCACGCCGACCACACGCACCAGTACATGGCCTTGCACAGTGAACTTCACTGCGTTGCCCAGCAGGTTGGTCAGGATCTGGCGAATTCGGCCCGCGTCCCCGATAAAGCGGGTTGGCAGGAACATGTCGAAATCCACGAGCAGCACGATGTCCTTGTCCCGCGCGGTGGGCTGCAAAAGCATGACCACCTCATGGATCGCGCGCTCAAGATCAAAGGGCTCTGGGTGTAGTTGCAACTTTTCAGCCTCGATCTTGGAGTAATCGAGGATGTCGTTGATGATCACCAACAGCGCCTCACCGGAACTGCGGATTGTGTCGGCGTATAGCTGTTGTTCCTCATTCAGCGAGGTATCCATAAGCAGATCGGCCATG
Encoded proteins:
- a CDS encoding MFS transporter, which translates into the protein MALPTRRQRIWGWMFFDWAQQPYATLGLTFIFGPYFAAVAADYFLAQGAGSDAAKAGAQSLWSSAQTIAGLAIAFSAPLLGAWADATGRKRPWFWLFTGIAIAAAFSLWMLKPDGTGLYFVLALFWLGFVASESAFNLNNAILPSLGTPTEVGRISGTATAFGYWGGVLSLFLMLLFFAENETGKTLIGLSPAFGLDPDAREGTRFVGPFIGLWFALFLIPFFMWNRDDPLERKKPDSVRHVLADLRTSIVRVWHRKSCRNFLLSSLFYRDALTALYAYGGIYATLVLDWQVIQIGVFGIVAAIAAAVLSWAGGLADQKYGPKPVIRICIWILLIVGSFIVGMSRESLFGFPLAEGSPLPDVIFYICGAAIGGAGGALYSASRSMMVRHCDPLRPAEGFGLFALAGKATAFLAPAMITVFTYATQSNQLGFLPVIGLFLLGLVLLVWVNPEGDRAE
- the yaaA gene encoding peroxide stress protein YaaA, encoding MLVVISPAKRLDWQERAVEMTVPAFESDAQRLARTARNLTLKDLKDLMGLSDDLARLNRDRFRAFTDAPRPEDLRPAALAFAGDTYIGLEAGSLECEEMDWAQDHLRILSGLYGLLRPRDGFQAYRLEMGSRLKTRRGANLYDYWGDQIAKALNAQAGAMGTDVLVNCASQEYFGAVQAKALKLRVITPQFMEDKPGGPKIVSFFAKRARGAMARFVIQKRLTDPEGLRDFDLGGYRYQPDLSEPDRPTFLRPAEAEALSA
- the mepA gene encoding penicillin-insensitive murein endopeptidase — encoded protein: MIRFVTTISLVLALAACGGGGRDISGDRTPARPLDPVLSSKQAKQLFGAKAQGSDQSAAPLGGYAKGCLAGGVQLPETGPTWQAMRLSRNRNWGHPELIDYVQDLSRKAAAQPGWNGLYLGDFSQPRGGPMLTGHASHQIGLDADIWMLPADNLNLSVKARENISSISMRRASGAYTNDKWTKQHHEILKAAASDPRVARIFIFPGAKVQMCNDEKGDKSWLRKVRPWWGHHYHFHVRLSCPKGASGCVDQAAPPPGDGCKEAEGWVDRILNPPPPDPNAKPSPPKRELTLGDLPRQCADVLSAN
- a CDS encoding YggT family protein yields the protein MQSLFQILNMILSIAVFVIVAHVIMSWLINFQILNLRQPIVASIWEGLNRLLEPVYSRIRSILPPMGGLDLAPLITLVGIYALQIILRNNAGFFYGY
- the recQ gene encoding DNA helicase RecQ gives rise to the protein MPRDAGTAEAILKDIFGFDAFRPGQGEIVDAVAGGQNVLAIMPTGGGKSLCFQLPALMRAGVTVVISPLIALMRDQVRGLREAGVAAGALTSGNTPEETDAVWDMLHSGELKLLYLAPERLANGGTQRMLAQAGVSLIAVDEAHCVSQWGHDFRPDYLRIGELRRALDVPLAAFTATADVETREEIVSRLFDGVPPTTFLRGFDRPNIHLAFQPKDGPRAQILSFAAARKGQSGIVYCGTRAKTEGIAKALRDEGHSACHYHGGMEAGDRRHVEERFAREDGLIVVATVAFGMGVDKPDIRWVAHADLPKSIESYYQEIGRGGRDGAPAETLTLYGPEDIRLRRSQIDEGMAPPERRAADHGRLNALLGLAEAQGCRRKVLLGYFGEEAAPCGNCDLCDSPPELFDGTLAVRKALSAALRTDESFGAGHLIDILMGKDTDKIRQRGHDSLPTYGVGKDLSRGQWQAVFRQMMGHDLMRPDAERHGALVMTDRARPILRGEQTIALRKDVVSKATERRPAVRELVPEEDAPLFSALKAKRTALARDAQVPPYMIFPDRTLIEMAERRPASLDDMMRVNGIGAKKLERYGAAFLEVLNGATEEVHPRRRKLAATGAGGVYDALMEAQAGLLRGQDGTQKPLSCPASMLAKLADRPPQSEDALGALLGDKRADRFGAAFWTVLQNGSE
- a CDS encoding queuosine precursor transporter produces the protein MTRAHLPGILAMAAIVLASNILVQFLFGQWLTWGAFTYPLAFLVTDLMNRIYGPGPARQVVFAGFIVGVFCSLIGTQIMLQGDGFTYPAVTLRIAIGSGLAFLTAQLIDVAIFDRLRQGTWWRAPLASTLVGSTLDTALFFTIAFSSGLTWIEPANDVSWANEVLPFLNVGPVAPLWMSLAVADWMVKLSLALVALIPFRMIVSKARPEQKSA
- a CDS encoding acyl-CoA thioesterase, with the protein product MYPFLRLFWQSYLARRAPRIGLFDTQVTTHLCMPWDLDMWMELNNGRTLTIYDLGRIPLAYRIGLIDTLKRERWGLTVAGSVVRYRRRVRMFAKVQIHSRILGWDKRFIYIDQSMWKTDGDCASQAVYRTALTDSNGIVPTTRSAAALGMPVESPPLPEFVLKWIETEDARSWPPDTQNPPDLVHAPQAEDAA
- a CDS encoding response regulator, with amino-acid sequence MDMADRLAQERRARLAAERLLDQKQAELFEANRQLGKHALQLRNEIQETRTEVKVVRDENQRVMHQLGEATQKIEVVTDQLWSAMETMRDGFAMYDKTMRLELANPAYLQVFEGVESIAPGTPYEHVLSVLVEEGIVDLQGERNADWVRRMRGRWDMDPIPNETLRLWNNRFVKLNDRRLPDGGVVSLGIDITGLMRMWSAVEEMPDGFVMYDAEDRLLMCNQQYKDLYAASAPAMQRGASLEDILRYGLARGQYSEAKGREEDWLEGRLSAQRVSETEHEQQLADGRWLRVYERQTRDGGRVGLRMDITQIKQDQERLKEAMTRAEAANRAKSAFLANMSHEIRTPMNGVVGMADLLMDTSLNEEQQLYADTIRSSGEALLVIINDILDYSKIEAEKLQLHPEPFDLERAIHEVVMLLQPTARDKDIVLLVDFDMFLPTRFIGDAGRIRQILTNLLGNAVKFTVQGHVLVRVVGVPDGDGDTALHITVEDTGIGIPPDKVDDVFGEFNQVEDERNRKFEGTGLGLAITRRLVELMGGEVWAESDLGKGSCFGLRILLPTEEPAVFETASLPEHLKRVLVVDDHNTNRAILSKQLEIIGLQTEFCKTGSEAIDRMAMRPDLLLIEQDLPDMSGQELAAQLCRGERRVPIILLANNPARIGNVDDTDVTAVLQKPVPRRMLFSTLEKIGPAEYPLLPAFPEPRLDEAPARPTPPEMPAAAPKHALPLDVIVAEDNKTNQLVFRKMAKNFNVTLRFANNGIEAVEAFRDRRPDMIFMDISMPQMDGKQATREIRTLEGDGQQVPIIAVTAHAMPGDRESILEAGLNDYLTKPLRKAALGEKIKLYSPRPADQSAD
- a CDS encoding esterase-like activity of phytase family protein is translated as MLRTQRAALGACVSLLFLAGCVAQSGDKVEFLSRLDWPAQAHDLGGFSGLELSADGRRFIALSDRASLVEGQLIRTGPRLTRIEQDAPRPLQNRSGTPLTGPQADSEGLAIGPDGQMFISFEGDHRVWAYTGPNRPKPLDSPRAFLGFAGNGGLEALAIDDQGRLYTLPERSGQLIHPFPVWRYDLGRWQQVFSIPRHGGFLPVGADFGPDGLFYLLEREFTGLAFRSRVRRFSFGEDRILSEETLLETSAHKHGNLEGLSVWRDEAGAIRLTMISDDNFQGFQRSEFVEYRVTE